A section of the Zavarzinella sp. genome encodes:
- a CDS encoding site-2 protease family protein: MRDPFSWSLPLFRAFGIQVRIHIIYIILTLGLILRAYSQDPHHWLDFVLIWVVMLFVIILLHEFGHCFAARRVNGDAEEILMWPLGGLAYCSVPHTARANLVTAVGGPMVNVWICLAATVALFIAGFLPPMNIFQSRQLYQPELHHWKTGTTALPGFGNLAYFEDANTGKLIHSYQLFQLDDGSLVAMKDSKAIRVIEPEEVRYPTWVLWTARLFWVSWMLLLFNLLPAFPLDGGRILQCLIWGRTDDFKQATTIACYAGFATAFLFLLISFWLNETMLLALGIFILITCYQQLRMLEMGGYQEAGAFGYDFSKGYGAFGADDDRPRKKREGFIRRWVKAKRERRLRKEKEQQAADEIRLDELLEKISREGKDSLTSEERRFMQRMSDRKRDRTRDNS; encoded by the coding sequence ATGCGTGATCCGTTTTCGTGGTCGTTGCCGTTGTTTCGCGCGTTTGGCATTCAGGTGCGAATCCACATCATCTATATCATCCTGACGCTGGGGTTGATTCTGCGAGCATATTCGCAGGATCCCCACCATTGGCTCGATTTCGTGCTGATCTGGGTCGTCATGTTGTTTGTCATTATTCTGCTGCATGAATTCGGCCACTGTTTTGCCGCACGCCGCGTGAATGGAGATGCGGAAGAAATTCTGATGTGGCCCCTTGGTGGGCTGGCATATTGCAGTGTGCCCCATACTGCGCGGGCCAATCTGGTTACGGCGGTGGGTGGTCCGATGGTCAACGTCTGGATCTGCCTGGCTGCCACGGTGGCCCTGTTTATTGCAGGCTTTCTGCCACCGATGAACATTTTCCAGTCGCGGCAACTCTACCAGCCGGAACTTCATCATTGGAAAACAGGCACTACCGCACTGCCAGGGTTTGGTAACCTGGCCTACTTTGAGGATGCGAATACTGGAAAATTAATCCACTCTTATCAGTTATTTCAATTAGATGATGGTAGTCTGGTGGCGATGAAGGATTCCAAAGCCATTCGGGTAATTGAACCGGAGGAGGTGCGTTATCCCACCTGGGTACTCTGGACGGCCCGCCTGTTCTGGGTAAGCTGGATGCTGTTACTGTTTAATCTGCTGCCCGCCTTTCCGCTGGACGGAGGGCGGATTCTACAATGCCTGATCTGGGGCCGCACCGACGACTTCAAGCAGGCGACGACGATCGCCTGTTATGCTGGTTTTGCTACCGCCTTTCTATTTCTGTTGATTTCTTTCTGGTTAAATGAAACCATGCTGTTGGCACTGGGCATCTTTATTCTGATTACCTGTTATCAGCAGTTACGAATGCTGGAAATGGGTGGCTATCAGGAAGCGGGAGCCTTTGGTTATGATTTTTCCAAAGGGTATGGAGCGTTTGGAGCAGATGATGACCGCCCACGGAAAAAACGGGAAGGCTTTATCCGCCGCTGGGTGAAAGCCAAGCGGGAAAGGCGACTTCGGAAGGAAAAAGAGCAACAGGCGGCAGATGAAATCCGCCTGGATGAATTGCTGGAAAAAATCAGTCGAGAAGGAAAAGATTCACTGACTTCGGAAGAACGACGTTTTATGCAACGAATGAGCGATCGTAAGCGAGATCGAACCCGCGATAACAGTTAA